A single window of Zeugodacus cucurbitae isolate PBARC_wt_2022May chromosome X, idZeuCucr1.2, whole genome shotgun sequence DNA harbors:
- the LOC105220561 gene encoding ATP synthase subunit beta, mitochondrial, translated as MFALRTATKTDKSLLSFLCNLKRGAAAKAAAKAAAGANGKVVAVIGAVVDVQFDDDLPPILNALEVENRAPRLVLEVAQHLGENTVRTIAMDGTEGLVRGQKVLDTGYPIRIPVGAETLGRIINVIGEPIDERGPIPTNKSAPIHAEAPEFVEMSVEQEILVTGIKVVDLLAPYAKGGKIGLFGGAGVGKTVLIMELINNVAKAHGGYSVFAGVGERTREGNDLYNEMIESGVISLKDKTSKVALVYGQMNEPPGARARVALTGLTVAEYFRDQEGQDVLLFIDNIFRFTQAGSEVSALLGRIPSAVGYQPTLATDMGSMQERITTTKKGSITSVQAIYVPADDLTDPAPATTFAHLDATTVLSRAIAELGIYPAVDPLDSTSRIMDPNIIGQEHYNVARGVQKILQDYKSLQDIIAILGMDELSEEDKLTVARARKIQRFLSQPFQVAEVFTGHAGKLVPLEETIKGFTQILSGEYDHLPEVAFYMVGPIEEVVQKAERLAKEAA; from the exons ATGTTCGCACTAAGGACTGCCACAAAGACGGACAAAAGTCTTCTATCATTTTTATGTAACTTAA AGCGAGGTGCAGCAGCCAAGGCAGCTGCTAAAGCTGCCGCTGGCGCTAATGGCAAG GTCGTTGCTGTAATTGGCGCTGTCGTTGATGTTCAATTCGATGATGACCTGCCACCAATCTTGAATGCTTTGGAGGTGGAAAATCGTGCTCCACGCCTTGTATTGGAAGTTGCTCAACATTTGGGTGAAAACACTGTGCGTACTATTGCTATGGATGGTACAGAAGGTCTGGTACGAGGACAAAAGGTTCTGGATACTGGTTACCCAATTCGTATTCCAGTAGGGGCTGAAACTTTGGGCCGTATCATTAACGTTATTG gCGAACCTATTGATGAACGTGGTCCGATTCCAACCAATAAGTCTGCACCCATTCACGCTGAAGCTCCAGAATTTGTAGAGATGTCTGTCGAACAAGAAATTCTAGTAACTGGAATTAAAGTGGTCGATTTATTAGCTCCTTATGCCAAAGGTGGTAAAATTGGATTGTTCGGTGGTGCTGGTGTCGGCAAAACTGTATTGATTATGGAGCTTATTAATAATGTAGCTAAGGCTCATGGTGGGTATTCTGTATTCGCTGGAGTCGGTGAACGCACACGCGAAGGAAATGATTTGTATAATGAAATGATTGAGTCTGGTGTCATTTCATTGAAGGATAAGACTTCGAAAGTCGCTTTGGTATACGGTCAAATGAATGAGCCCCCAGGCGCTCGTGCTCGTGTTGCCTTAACTGGATTGACTGTGGCAGAATATTTCCGTGATCAAGAAGGACAGGATGTGCTGCTTTTCATTGACAACATTTTCCGGTTCACCCAAGCTGGTTCAGAAGTATCTGCTTTGTTAGGTCGTATTCCATCAGCTGTGGGTTACCAGCCAACGTTGGCCACTGATATGGGTTCTATGCAGGAACGTATTACAACTACAAAGAAGGGTTCCATTACCTCAGTACAGGCTATTTACGTACCGGCTGATGATTTGACTGATCCTGCTCCAGCAACAACATTTGCTCATTTGGATGCTACAACCGTATTATCGCGTGCCATTGCAGAATTGGGCATTTATCCCGCTGTGGATCCCTTGGATTCCACATCTCGTATTATGGACCCCAATATTATTGGCCAAGAGCATTACAACGTCGCTCGTGGTGTCCAGAAAATTTTGCAAGATTACAAATCTCTTCAGGATATTATTGCTATTTTGGGAATGGATGAGTTGTCTGAGGAAGACAAACTTACAGTTGCTCGCGCTCGCAAGATTCAACGTTTTCTGTCTCAACCATTCCAGGTCGCAGAAGTGTTTACCGGTCATGCTGGAAAACTAGTCCCATTGGAAGAAACTATCAAGGGATTCACTCAAATTTTGTCGGGAGAATACGATCATCTCCCTGAAGTCGCCTTCTATATGGTTGGACCAATAGAAGAAGTGGTACAGAAAGCTGAGCGTTTGGCAAAGGAAGCTGCTTAG